Genomic window (Zingiber officinale cultivar Zhangliang chromosome 2B, Zo_v1.1, whole genome shotgun sequence):
CGACGGACTCCGCCGCGTTGTTGCCCTTTCTCCGCCTCTCGTTGTGCCCCGCCAGCCGGCGGCGGCAGCTCCTCTTGGCTTCGTCGAACTCTGCTATCGCGTGAAACCTGTGATTTTCATTTGTAAGCTTTTTGAGTTTCCGACGGGGGCGATGGAGAGAGTTTTAACGGCGGTGGGGGAAATGGGCACCTGCTACATTGCTGACAGAAGCGCTGGTCGAGGCCGAGGACGACGACCTTGACCGCCTTGGAGTGCGGCTCGCACACCTTGTGCCGCTTGTGGTACTCCTTCTCCTCCACTAGCGCCTTGCCGCACCCGTCCACCTGACACCTCGGCGCCGCCGACGCCGACCGCTTTGCGGCGGCGGAGCCGGTCTCCTCGCTGCCGTGGAGGTGCCGCTTGCCGAGCTTGAGGCAAGTGAGGTGGTGGAGGTGCTGGTGGTCGAAATTCGGGACccagctgctgctgctgctcccGGCGATCGTCGGCGGgagatggtggtggtggtggtggtggccgcgATGGTGGTTGTTGAAGGAAGAGGGAGGAGGGGGAGGGTAGGAAGTGGAAGAGATGACGTGAGACGAAGACGGCCAGTTACCGAGCTCCCAAACATCCCACGCCGACCCTCCCCCGATCCGGATGCCCGCCGCTGAGTTGCCGCCGTGGGCGTCCATCGCCGATGATTGATATTGGTGGGCCGCCGCGATTGCTGCTCGCTCGGTGAATGTATCTATATGCATGGCCGGGAGAGTTTGCGGGGCCCAGACACGCGGAGAAAGGTGATTGACGAATCGGGAAAAAGGGGTCAAGCGGGGCCTGGCAAGGAGTCAGTTGGTGGGCCCTAAGAAAAGTAGAGATGGGCCACCACCTCTTAATTTCTATATTCGCTGCCTCGTCCGCATCGGTAGATATCGATCTCATAACCGCAGAAATTAAGGTAAATACTAGATTCCGTATAACTAGAGAGGTGTAAATTAACCAGCTATTTATAAGATATTCTTGTAACATATTCGataaaaattcatttgaatttatttaatgagtctaattagataaTAATTTAAGCTTAAGTTTTACAATACTTGATTTACTCATTTGCTCATGAATATTATTCGTTAGTAAATTCATGAATtcatttttaaatgaaaaaaataatagtaaatGAATATTGTTCATTAGtaaattcataaattaatttttaaatgaaaaaaataataattatgatattaaatttatagattttatatttgacttataaaaaatatagataaatatattaaatttatttattagaataaaattttaaattttaataaaaaaatattataattttttaaaatatataatttaatttttaatgaatatttaaatttataatttatatttattaaattcgtTTTAGTTCAATAAAATTCGAATAAGCTCGTATGctatgaatatatttgttaaataaagttcgagctcggctcgattataaagagccaaattcaaatattcaagagttcgaTTCAATTCGATTACACCCCCTATGTATAACTCTAGATAGAATAAGGTATGGGGTGTTATTATAATGGGTCATAAGATTAAAATTCGACGCGTTCGAATATGTCTTCTTTCATACTTTAGTCATTGTATTAATGACTAATAGTCATCcgtaatttattttctttgtattggCCAAGAGACGGGTTAGCAGGAGTGCTAAGGTGAGCGAATTGCCTTTTGCCACGCTAGACAGAGTAAAGATGCCTTGGGATAGGGTGTCATGATTAGATCCTCCAGTGATAGATTagggatctagagttcaagattcAACTGTGGcatattattgataattttttttcttaatgggTAGTGGATATGAAAATGCTGGCTGTAAGATCGGTCTCGATGTGCACTTTTTTTATTTATCCTAATGACGGGCAGAAAATTTTCGTATAAGACCAAATTTTATGTTCGATATTATCTGATCTGATTAACCTTTTTTAATAGAATAAAGATGCTCCGGGTTTGCAATATTCATTTTATAATGAATTATTATCTCACGAATTGACACATAAATGATTACACGAGTTTGAGTTTGAGTTTGAGTTTTAatggatataaaatattttattaagtacTTATCTTCTTCCTACAAGGGTCATTTTGCTAgagaaaattttcatcatttatctcTTCCAAAGAGtgtaagtgttagttagagccctagagccaatcatttgatgattatattttggacttattgtatcatattctatataaataaaggcatttggattttggttattatacttacttgtattggtgccaaataaactaagtataataatgtccctgagtagacggttctcacctatatcaatcggttagttgaaccgatagtgagatgatatagggaacactactcttaatcattcctagtcgagtattaacattcagggacaatgttaatgcaataagactagcatgtaggtcaactcgatgacttgatctcacaagtcatggatatagagatatcaagttgacacatgggtatacattagagaatgtatactgaatgacccgccatgagaaagtatcatggatcgttatatgagtgtcatatactttctcatgtggctattagtatgactactagtccttagacctgaagtcaccatagatccctacataaggagttatgtactttggtttcgtcaaacgtcacccgtaactgggtggactataaaggcgattactgggtatataacaaattatgcagagggatgtgagtgatgtagatgggatctatccctcctatatgacgggagagacatcggtattcttgatagagtgagaccacgaagtgcatggtcatgcccaaatgagtcaatataggatattgagctcatttgatttagtgagtctacttggagttcaagatttagattggtcagaggatgacacggtctatgcctcacattgaccaatctagatgtctaggatagaaggacacttgtcatatattgtgaggagtcacaattagtagtcacaaggtgatgttggatctcaacatttcttgtaacttgggtagcaatgatgtattgctagatgccgctcattgcttatgtttctaaaggagtttagaaacattgccaacgttacaagaacctattggttcgcacacaaagaacaagtggatggagattaggttcataggatgaaccaattggattcaaattagacttatcgagttagactcaattagattcaattgttgaatgagtctaatttagatttgattcattgagtcaatttatattaatgaattaagattcattaaattaaaattgacttgaatcaaatgttgaatttaactcaacaaggaagacaattggtcaagtttgacttgaccaagtagaagttgaaacaccaagtttgacttgatgtattgccacatcataaggatgactcatccttgccacatcacctccaccttatgagacatgccacctcataggggttacaccctccccttggctttaatgtggccggccacattaatggggaggttacaagatgtggtcggccacacattagtggtggaggttttggttgtgtggtattatggtgcattcacttcattcttcttcatgcttgcttcttcctcctctccctcttgctgttgccgtgggttttgGAAAGTGAGTAagtgttgagtttcatccaagaaaagataagagagtgtgaaggacacaagaagaggatactactagttgagtatgtgagagtcttcttgttttttctctcttttctcccttttcaaattctatccgagagctctagaaagtgctagcacacttggggttctcttctccatccttgagtgctagagagc
Coding sequences:
- the LOC122045940 gene encoding squamosa promoter-binding-like protein 7; translation: MDAHGGNSAAGIRIGGGSAWDVWELGNWPSSSHVISSTSYPPPPPSSFNNHHRGHHHHHHHLPPTIAGSSSSSWVPNFDHQHLHHLTCLKLGKRHLHGSEETGSAAAKRSASAAPRCQVDGCGKALVEEKEYHKRHKVCEPHSKAVKVVVLGLDQRFCQQCSRFHAIAEFDEAKRSCRRRLAGHNERRRKGNNAAESVARAPALERAVTRGMIPYLSASPGCALSLLSSKASPWICSASEFSSRSSAALNELIAENRAAILARQLFLDHKECHHSSSSLWLHQQQQAIQEAAVPCFPGGCSRLPEIARSHLTLDLMQMPSSFEVSERSKSKGEEEECSEIWKSLAGSNVV